The proteins below are encoded in one region of Casimicrobium huifangae:
- a CDS encoding universal stress protein, which yields MFKKILIPVDGSDLSLRAAATGVQLAKEVGAQVVFLHGMAPYIAPYAAEISMVDDKTQIAFEKSVTDGSSKMLADAKKIADAAGVACETAHAVSSRPEMLIEKTVHDKGCDLVVIATHGRGAVGRFVMGSVTSRLLPISSVPVLVYRDATMAKDA from the coding sequence ATGTTCAAGAAGATTTTGATCCCCGTCGATGGCTCTGATCTCTCGCTGCGGGCGGCCGCAACCGGTGTTCAGCTCGCCAAGGAAGTGGGTGCACAGGTGGTGTTCCTGCATGGCATGGCGCCGTATATCGCGCCCTATGCGGCCGAGATTTCGATGGTCGACGACAAGACGCAGATCGCGTTTGAGAAAAGCGTCACGGACGGCAGCAGCAAGATGCTTGCGGACGCCAAGAAGATTGCCGACGCGGCAGGTGTGGCCTGCGAGACGGCCCATGCCGTCAGTTCACGTCCCGAGATGCTCATCGAGAAGACCGTCCATGACAAGGGTTGCGACCTGGTGGTGATCGCCACACACGGACGCGGTGCGGTCGGCCGCTTCGTGATGGGCAGCGTGACCAGCCGTCTGCTGCCGATTTCGTCCGTGCCGGTGCTGGTTTACCGCGACGCCACGATGGCGAAAGACGCCTAG
- a CDS encoding helix-turn-helix domain-containing protein — MQSHIQPVTQQFRVGNTGLMAASRNASRDAVLEQVVALGRARVVTEGTAIHRAGDPFRSVFFVKSGAAKRMLIQEDGREQILGFPMPGDIVGMEAIDAGVHTTTVIALDLCAVVEIPFEAIEALAAENPAVSRFLYHRMSAALRDEHGWLAALGLLNADERVAAFLLDLSQRFSARGFSARRFMLRMTRAEIGSFLGLTLETVSRVFSRFQKLGLLKVTRRDIELLDMDALASLAHSQTMN, encoded by the coding sequence ATGCAGTCACACATTCAACCAGTCACGCAGCAGTTCCGCGTCGGTAACACGGGTCTGATGGCTGCCTCACGCAACGCGTCGCGCGACGCCGTGCTGGAGCAGGTTGTCGCTCTCGGCCGTGCCCGCGTCGTTACCGAAGGCACAGCGATCCATCGTGCCGGTGATCCTTTCCGTTCAGTCTTCTTTGTCAAATCGGGTGCCGCCAAGCGGATGCTGATCCAGGAAGACGGTCGTGAGCAGATTCTCGGCTTCCCGATGCCGGGCGACATCGTTGGCATGGAAGCGATTGACGCCGGCGTACACACGACGACGGTGATTGCACTTGACCTCTGTGCCGTGGTGGAAATTCCGTTTGAAGCCATCGAGGCGCTTGCGGCAGAAAACCCGGCTGTGTCCCGCTTCCTGTATCACCGCATGAGTGCTGCGCTGCGTGACGAGCACGGCTGGCTGGCTGCGCTTGGCCTGCTCAATGCCGACGAACGCGTCGCTGCGTTCCTGCTTGATCTGTCGCAACGCTTCTCGGCGCGTGGTTTCTCGGCCCGCCGCTTCATGTTGCGCATGACGCGTGCCGAAATCGGCAGCTTCCTTGGTCTGACGCTGGAAACTGTCAGCCGCGTGTTCTCGCGCTTCCAGAAGCTTGGTTTGCTCAAGGTGACACGTCGCGACATCGAGTTGCTCGACATGGACGCGCTGGCATCACTGGCGCATTCGCAAACGATGAACTGA
- a CDS encoding ATP-binding protein: protein MKRAPNAAPAPGDLYKALFDFAPDAILVVDAAGRIRLNNAEAEHLLDAAPGELHGLPVERLIPMSSRRAHVPLREQFVAQKLRRPMGVGRTLRAIKLSGREFPVEISLAPTQTSSGTEVIVTMRDVTDRLLARQKERELERAKALTRISQLALRERHFDAIGDQATQLAAPPLAADAVLLLRKAPGANTATCTSAAGPLAAPLLGFVVTDTDALLCGSILRSGAPALVGDVQTSNISIWPDLINAGMRSLMLAAIGDRADHHSVLVAASRTPHHFATDDIAFLEAIANIASNALQRAEVEDKLLMSQRLESLGQLTGGVAHDFNNLLTVISGNLQILEDMALPDPFAQRAIASAHRAARRGAELTGKLLAFSRRQTLLPAPIRIPELLSAFRDLLARTLGPNIEIIVTTDPELPLALADSGQLETALLNLAVNARDAMPAGGKLGIEASEVVLEGGGADETDDLRAGRYVRLSVSDTGTGMSRETLARAFEPFYTTKAVGKGSGLGLSMVYGFAKQSAGHVTAYSEIGVGTTINLFLPVAEGISLHRDPSSRKATASLAGNETVLVVEDDPDVLAVAVRFLQSLGYRAFTATNRRTASTRVRAHPDIALLFTDVVLQGDETGPRVAASLQKIKPDLRVLYASGYAKSALPLQLGLNDEIAFLRKPYSRDQLGQAVRKVLSDEPDGKR, encoded by the coding sequence ATGAAACGCGCACCCAACGCCGCCCCAGCGCCCGGCGACCTGTACAAGGCACTGTTTGACTTTGCGCCCGATGCCATTCTGGTAGTTGACGCTGCCGGGCGTATCCGGCTCAACAACGCGGAGGCCGAACATCTGCTTGATGCCGCTCCGGGCGAGTTGCACGGGCTTCCGGTCGAGCGCCTGATCCCGATGTCATCACGGCGGGCGCATGTTCCCCTGCGAGAACAGTTCGTTGCACAGAAATTGCGGCGACCAATGGGGGTCGGCCGCACGCTGCGTGCCATCAAGCTGAGTGGTCGCGAGTTCCCCGTCGAGATATCCCTGGCACCGACCCAAACTTCGTCGGGCACCGAGGTCATCGTGACCATGCGGGACGTCACTGACCGACTGCTCGCTCGTCAGAAGGAGCGCGAGCTCGAGCGGGCGAAGGCGCTCACCCGGATCAGCCAGCTTGCGCTGCGTGAGCGGCACTTCGACGCGATTGGCGATCAGGCGACGCAATTGGCCGCGCCGCCTCTGGCGGCCGATGCGGTGCTGCTGTTGCGCAAGGCGCCTGGCGCCAACACCGCAACCTGCACTAGCGCCGCTGGACCGCTGGCCGCGCCACTGCTCGGTTTTGTTGTGACCGATACCGACGCATTGTTGTGTGGTTCGATTCTGCGCTCGGGAGCGCCAGCACTGGTCGGTGATGTCCAGACCAGCAACATCAGTATCTGGCCCGATCTCATCAACGCCGGCATGCGCTCACTAATGCTGGCGGCGATCGGTGACCGCGCCGATCACCATAGCGTGCTGGTCGCTGCGTCGCGCACACCACATCACTTTGCCACCGACGACATTGCTTTTCTTGAAGCGATCGCCAACATCGCCTCCAACGCGTTGCAACGTGCGGAAGTTGAAGACAAGCTCTTGATGTCGCAACGGCTTGAATCGCTCGGCCAGCTGACCGGTGGTGTCGCCCACGATTTCAACAATTTGCTGACGGTGATCTCCGGCAACCTGCAAATCCTGGAAGACATGGCACTGCCCGACCCGTTCGCGCAACGTGCCATCGCCTCGGCGCACCGCGCGGCGCGGCGTGGTGCAGAGCTCACCGGCAAGCTGCTCGCATTTTCCCGGCGCCAGACCTTGTTGCCGGCGCCGATACGCATCCCTGAGCTGTTGTCGGCATTCCGCGACCTGCTGGCAAGGACCCTCGGGCCCAACATTGAAATCATCGTAACGACCGATCCCGAGCTTCCGCTGGCGCTGGCAGACAGCGGACAACTGGAGACGGCGTTGCTCAATCTCGCCGTCAATGCCCGCGACGCCATGCCCGCAGGTGGCAAGCTGGGTATCGAAGCCAGCGAAGTGGTGCTCGAAGGCGGCGGTGCCGACGAAACCGACGATCTGAGGGCTGGCAGGTATGTACGGCTCAGTGTCTCCGACACCGGCACTGGTATGTCGCGCGAAACCCTGGCGCGTGCATTCGAGCCCTTCTACACGACAAAGGCCGTCGGCAAAGGCAGCGGGCTCGGGCTCAGCATGGTCTATGGCTTTGCCAAACAAAGCGCCGGACACGTCACCGCATACAGCGAAATTGGTGTGGGAACGACCATCAATCTGTTCTTGCCAGTAGCCGAGGGGATATCGCTGCATCGCGACCCATCATCACGCAAGGCTACTGCCTCCCTCGCTGGCAACGAGACAGTGCTGGTGGTCGAGGACGATCCCGATGTCCTGGCGGTTGCCGTGCGCTTCCTGCAGTCCCTGGGTTATCGCGCATTCACTGCGACCAACCGTCGCACGGCGAGCACCCGAGTGCGCGCGCACCCGGACATCGCACTGCTGTTCACTGATGTCGTCCTGCAAGGCGATGAAACCGGCCCGCGCGTTGCGGCGTCACTGCAGAAAATCAAGCCCGACCTGCGTGTGCTCTACGCCTCAGGCTACGCAAAGAGTGCGCTGCCGCTGCAGCTCGGACTCAATGACGAAATCGCCTTTCTGCGCAAGCCCTACTCTCGCGACCAGCTTGGACAGGCGGTCCGCAAAGTGCTGTCAGACGAGCCCGACGGCAAGCGGTAG
- a CDS encoding winged helix-turn-helix domain-containing protein, whose amino-acid sequence MNSSSPLRVLVVDDDEDIRDLVSTYLGSQGIAVFEASSEAGLRLQIAEHSPEVILLDVNLGAEDGFAIARRLRADWHGGLLMVTGRGDMIDRVVGLEIGADDYVTKPFELRELLARIRSVGRRSAAGASPAVSPASETNAADAIAFDNFVLDRQRRELRDRSGNPITLTTGEYELLLVLLEQAGHILSRDQLLQRTHHRDAGPFDRTIDVQIGRLRKKLGDNGKEPRLIKSVRGAGYMLATTPHKR is encoded by the coding sequence TTGAACAGCTCATCGCCGCTCCGCGTTCTTGTCGTCGACGACGACGAAGATATTCGCGATCTTGTGTCTACTTACCTCGGTTCACAGGGTATCGCGGTGTTTGAGGCGAGCAGCGAAGCCGGCCTGCGGCTGCAGATCGCCGAACACTCACCGGAAGTCATTCTGCTTGACGTTAACCTCGGCGCCGAGGACGGTTTCGCCATCGCGCGCCGGCTGCGGGCGGACTGGCATGGCGGCCTGCTGATGGTTACCGGACGCGGCGACATGATCGACCGTGTTGTCGGACTCGAAATCGGAGCCGACGACTACGTGACCAAGCCGTTTGAGCTGCGCGAGCTGTTGGCCCGCATCCGGAGCGTTGGCCGCCGGTCAGCGGCTGGTGCCTCCCCGGCGGTCAGCCCTGCGAGTGAAACCAATGCCGCTGATGCCATCGCCTTCGACAATTTTGTGCTCGACCGCCAGCGCAGGGAGCTGCGCGACCGCAGCGGCAACCCGATCACATTGACCACCGGTGAGTATGAGCTGCTGCTGGTCCTGCTGGAACAGGCAGGGCACATCCTGAGCCGTGACCAGCTGTTGCAGAGGACACATCACCGGGACGCGGGGCCATTCGATCGCACCATTGACGTGCAGATCGGTCGCCTGCGCAAAAAGCTGGGCGACAACGGCAAGGAGCCGCGATTGATCAAGTCCGTTCGTGGCGCCGGTTACATGCTGGCAACGACACCGCACAAACGATGA
- a CDS encoding TraR/DksA family transcriptional regulator, producing the protein MSQFALTTRQIDDLKQLLQQHERQLQTTLDSELHADDRTHTSITGGSDADWATADAESDDLLARAERDARELAATSAALEKIAEGTYGVCEACGEAIGYPRLLAYPAARRCLACQQKAETRATSSRS; encoded by the coding sequence ATGTCGCAGTTTGCACTCACCACAAGACAAATTGATGATCTGAAGCAGTTGCTGCAGCAGCACGAAAGGCAGCTGCAGACCACGCTCGATAGCGAACTGCACGCCGATGATCGCACCCACACGTCAATTACCGGCGGCAGCGATGCCGACTGGGCGACGGCAGATGCCGAATCGGACGACCTGCTGGCGCGCGCCGAGCGTGATGCCCGCGAGCTTGCCGCCACCTCCGCAGCGCTGGAAAAAATCGCCGAAGGTACTTACGGTGTCTGTGAGGCCTGCGGCGAAGCGATTGGCTACCCGCGCCTGCTGGCCTACCCCGCAGCCCGGCGCTGCCTGGCCTGCCAGCAAAAGGCCGAAACTAGGGCAACGTCCAGTCGTAGCTGA
- a CDS encoding heavy metal translocating P-type ATPase, whose protein sequence is MSSPASCAAAPDSLLSTPPAADAASSGAFGTPALSRASCVVDVFDMHCAACAVTVEQALRDQPGVQSARVHYATQRAQISFDPAQVTLDSLLRCIERMGYSADAAGSENRAEIVRRQRHRRIWGFGLATFCAMQIMMLTLPRFLAGTDIEPELAPLLDWSALALVLPVMWWSARPFYQGAARELRLRRPGMDCAITLGTVTAFAGSVWHLLANTGALYFDSVAMFVALLLGVRWLEWEQRERNQAVIQQAAGAASRGQALRVQEGVDGVRMVPTDVDALQPGDRVWVRTGEAIPVDGRLDSEIALCDESLLTGESVSVRRQRGENVVAGAINLGAPITVRATATAATSTEQRLLLLADNATKPETLAFADIVARYFMPALLLLAIGTFVALLPAGVATATERAIAVLIISCPCALALAAPAAHARAFSGLLARGVVLRRASALERLARSNAFLLDKTGTLSDPAVARVSELRPGYPEQRALTVIAALEQAANHPLAVALRGAHAFDVVVTDADWQPGHGVSGRIAGRAYRFGRADYVGLNDECLRSDRRLWLADDEGAVCALDLSERLREDASALVKQLLASGQVELLSGDHPERAAAVARTLGIEVSEGSASPERKAARVQRLRQEGRIVVMIGDGVNDSVGFAGADVAIAVHGATDAAKASADLICESPGLLPVAEAVAYARRVVQVVRWNFGWAIAYNLLAIPFAIAGAVNPLVASVGMAGSSAIVLLNVMRLGGGREKFSDPAVAR, encoded by the coding sequence ATGTCGTCACCTGCAAGCTGCGCCGCCGCGCCGGATTCCCTGTTGTCAACGCCGCCGGCTGCGGACGCGGCGTCGTCTGGCGCATTTGGCACGCCCGCGCTGAGCCGCGCATCGTGCGTGGTTGACGTTTTTGACATGCACTGCGCGGCCTGCGCCGTGACGGTGGAACAAGCCCTGCGTGATCAGCCCGGGGTGCAGTCCGCCCGGGTTCACTATGCGACCCAGCGGGCCCAGATCAGCTTTGATCCAGCACAGGTGACGCTGGACAGCTTGCTCCGATGCATTGAGCGCATGGGCTACTCGGCCGATGCGGCCGGTAGCGAGAACCGGGCCGAAATCGTACGCAGGCAGCGGCATCGTCGTATCTGGGGCTTCGGGCTGGCGACCTTCTGCGCCATGCAGATCATGATGCTCACGCTGCCGAGATTCCTTGCAGGAACCGACATTGAACCTGAACTGGCGCCTTTGCTGGACTGGTCGGCGCTGGCGCTGGTGTTACCGGTGATGTGGTGGAGTGCAAGGCCGTTTTACCAGGGGGCGGCCCGCGAGCTGCGGCTACGGCGCCCTGGCATGGATTGCGCCATTACGCTGGGCACCGTGACGGCTTTCGCTGGGTCGGTGTGGCATCTGCTGGCCAACACTGGCGCGCTGTACTTTGACTCGGTGGCCATGTTTGTTGCCCTGCTGCTTGGCGTGCGCTGGCTGGAGTGGGAGCAGCGCGAACGCAATCAGGCAGTGATCCAGCAGGCCGCTGGCGCGGCTTCCCGTGGCCAGGCCTTGCGTGTGCAGGAGGGGGTTGATGGGGTTCGGATGGTCCCGACAGACGTAGACGCGCTGCAACCGGGGGACCGTGTCTGGGTGCGGACGGGCGAAGCAATCCCTGTGGATGGTCGGCTCGACAGCGAGATCGCCCTCTGCGACGAATCCCTGCTGACCGGCGAGTCCGTGAGCGTCCGTCGTCAGCGTGGCGAAAACGTCGTTGCTGGCGCCATCAATCTGGGCGCGCCGATCACCGTGCGAGCAACCGCCACGGCCGCGACCAGCACCGAACAACGCTTGCTGCTGCTCGCCGACAACGCGACCAAACCCGAGACGCTGGCATTTGCCGACATCGTCGCACGTTACTTCATGCCAGCGTTGCTTTTGCTGGCAATTGGCACCTTTGTCGCGCTGCTGCCGGCGGGCGTTGCCACTGCTACTGAACGCGCCATTGCGGTGCTGATCATCAGCTGTCCCTGCGCCCTGGCGCTGGCGGCCCCGGCTGCGCATGCGCGAGCCTTCTCTGGCCTGCTCGCCCGTGGTGTCGTATTGCGCCGTGCTTCCGCGCTCGAGCGCCTTGCCCGCAGCAACGCCTTCTTGCTGGACAAAACCGGAACGCTGTCCGATCCCGCAGTGGCGCGGGTCAGCGAATTGCGTCCTGGCTATCCGGAACAGCGGGCGCTGACCGTAATCGCTGCGCTGGAGCAGGCAGCCAACCACCCGCTTGCTGTGGCGCTGCGCGGCGCCCATGCATTTGATGTCGTCGTGACTGACGCTGACTGGCAGCCCGGCCATGGTGTTTCCGGGCGCATCGCCGGACGTGCTTACCGGTTCGGTCGGGCGGACTACGTCGGCCTCAATGACGAGTGCTTGCGCAGCGACCGGCGCCTCTGGCTGGCAGACGATGAAGGCGCGGTGTGCGCGCTTGATCTTTCGGAACGACTGCGCGAAGATGCGTCGGCACTGGTGAAGCAGTTGCTGGCGAGCGGGCAGGTGGAACTGCTTAGCGGCGATCATCCGGAACGTGCTGCCGCCGTTGCACGTACCCTGGGCATCGAAGTTTCGGAAGGCAGTGCATCGCCGGAGCGCAAGGCCGCCCGGGTGCAGCGCTTGCGGCAGGAGGGGCGCATAGTGGTCATGATCGGAGACGGTGTCAACGACAGCGTAGGGTTTGCCGGCGCCGATGTTGCCATCGCGGTTCATGGGGCAACCGATGCGGCGAAGGCAAGTGCTGACCTGATTTGCGAGTCACCTGGATTATTGCCGGTTGCGGAGGCCGTCGCCTATGCGCGGCGCGTGGTTCAGGTGGTGCGCTGGAACTTTGGCTGGGCGATTGCCTACAACCTGCTGGCCATTCCATTTGCCATCGCTGGTGCCGTCAATCCGCTGGTTGCCAGCGTTGGCATGGCGGGCAGTTCGGCGATTGTGCTACTGAATGTCATGCGACTCGGCGGTGGTCGGGAGAAATTTTCGGACCCGGCGGTGGCGCGCTGA
- the ccoS gene encoding cbb3-type cytochrome oxidase assembly protein CcoS: MESLFILVPLALVLAVIIGAAFWWSTTSGQFDDLERHGRSVVEDDDR, translated from the coding sequence ATGGAGTCGCTGTTTATTCTGGTGCCGTTGGCGCTGGTGCTTGCCGTGATCATCGGCGCCGCATTCTGGTGGTCGACCACGTCCGGCCAATTTGACGACCTTGAGCGCCACGGTCGCAGCGTTGTTGAAGATGACGACCGTTAG